A single window of Paenibacillus sp. SYP-B4298 DNA harbors:
- a CDS encoding ammonium transporter — MVKKMILSVGALLLLFPAMAFADAPSNAMLNTGLNSLWVMLAAILVILMQGGFILLEAGSTRMKNAGHVAGKTIFTFGLGSLVYWAVGYGFAFGGNGNLLIGLGDFFYNPPVLYAEDAGLGASIFFVFQLAFATISLSIAWGGFAERAKLSSYFIFTIVFVGIIYPMVAHWIWGGGWLAEDGAQDFAGSTVVHLSGAVAALAATILLKPRIGKFNKDGSSNQILGHNQVYTTLAVLFLWVGWFGFNAGSTVAIENGFFGYVAFNTQIAAAAGAVAAMLISWAFLGKSDITTMLNGGLAGLVAITASCAFVEPWAAVVIGLLAGVLVFFSQKFFEKMKIDDPIYALSVHGAAGVWGTLANGLFATPELAETAGVGQAGLFYGGGWKQLWVQFESVVVCGVFVFIVSFVVLYIIKKAAGFRVTEEQEIIGLDLSEHGTYGYPEQMKKAQQNLNA, encoded by the coding sequence TTGGTCAAAAAAATGATTCTATCAGTGGGTGCGCTGCTTCTCTTGTTCCCGGCAATGGCATTTGCAGATGCTCCATCGAATGCGATGCTGAACACCGGCCTCAACTCGTTATGGGTGATGCTTGCCGCAATTCTCGTCATCCTGATGCAAGGCGGATTTATTCTGCTGGAAGCCGGCTCGACTCGCATGAAGAATGCTGGACATGTAGCAGGCAAAACGATCTTTACCTTCGGACTTGGTTCTTTGGTGTATTGGGCAGTTGGCTATGGCTTTGCATTTGGCGGCAACGGTAATCTTCTTATCGGCCTCGGGGATTTCTTCTATAACCCTCCAGTGCTGTATGCTGAGGATGCCGGGCTGGGGGCTTCGATCTTCTTCGTATTCCAACTGGCATTTGCTACGATCTCGCTGTCGATTGCATGGGGCGGCTTCGCGGAACGCGCCAAGCTTTCTTCTTACTTCATCTTCACGATTGTATTCGTAGGTATCATTTACCCGATGGTCGCTCACTGGATCTGGGGCGGCGGCTGGCTGGCTGAGGACGGTGCGCAAGACTTCGCGGGCTCGACAGTCGTTCACTTGTCTGGTGCGGTGGCAGCACTTGCGGCCACAATCCTGTTGAAGCCCCGGATCGGGAAATTCAACAAAGATGGCTCCTCCAATCAAATTTTGGGCCATAACCAAGTATATACGACGCTGGCCGTGCTATTCCTGTGGGTAGGCTGGTTCGGATTCAATGCGGGCAGTACGGTAGCGATTGAAAATGGATTTTTCGGTTATGTAGCGTTCAATACGCAAATTGCAGCGGCAGCAGGCGCAGTGGCAGCCATGCTGATCTCGTGGGCCTTCCTTGGCAAGTCGGATATTACAACGATGCTGAACGGTGGTCTGGCTGGTCTCGTCGCAATTACAGCTTCCTGTGCATTCGTTGAGCCGTGGGCTGCTGTAGTGATCGGCCTGCTGGCAGGGGTGCTCGTGTTCTTCAGCCAAAAATTCTTCGAGAAAATGAAAATTGATGATCCGATCTATGCGCTGTCTGTACACGGCGCGGCGGGTGTCTGGGGGACATTGGCCAACGGCCTGTTCGCAACACCGGAGCTTGCTGAGACAGCAGGTGTCGGTCAAGCGGGACTGTTCTACGGCGGTGGCTGGAAGCAACTGTGGGTGCAATTTGAGAGTGTTGTCGTCTGTGGTGTGTTCGTATTCATCGTATCGTTCGTCGTATTGTATATCATCAAGAAGGCCGCAGGCTTCCGTGTGACAGAGGAGCAAGAAATTATTGGTCTTGACTTGAGCGAGCATGGCACATATGGTTATCCTGAGCAAATGAAAAAGGCGCAACAAAACTTGAATGCTTAA
- a CDS encoding DUF294 nucleotidyltransferase-like domain-containing protein — MKGDPVICQLHRQIEAAQLIPALRMLRDDVHKRMDALFPSLPLEEYYRQLNGVHDALIQRTIALAEAELARSGKGSPPVPYAYVLFGSGGRKEQTLSSDQDSGIIYQDVSESGASEGVAAYFEQLADTIVRLLQEMGYPPCDGNVISANPQWRLPLSGWSRQLDSWFEAAEWEAVRYLLIVADSRHVHGDAELLARLKNHYFSDMLARPVIIRRMLDNTIRHKMLIGVFGQLLKEQYGEDAGSIDIKYGAYIPMVNAIRLMAVQSEIRATSTLERLVALADKGIMTIQEAAEYKAAFLFFLKLRLIATEHNEDGMYMNNGKLASKYLTKDMIEELKQSLKLGKRLQRHVQKLTVGWLK; from the coding sequence ATGAAGGGTGATCCGGTGATCTGTCAGTTGCATCGGCAGATTGAAGCCGCTCAACTGATCCCGGCACTGCGCATGCTTCGGGATGATGTGCACAAGCGTATGGACGCTCTGTTCCCTTCGCTGCCCTTAGAGGAGTACTACAGACAATTAAATGGAGTGCACGATGCGCTGATTCAGCGCACGATCGCTCTGGCAGAGGCGGAATTGGCACGGTCGGGGAAGGGTTCTCCCCCCGTGCCTTATGCATATGTATTGTTCGGCAGCGGGGGGCGGAAGGAGCAGACGTTATCCAGCGATCAGGATAGCGGCATCATATATCAGGATGTATCGGAGTCGGGTGCTTCCGAGGGTGTGGCAGCCTACTTTGAGCAGCTTGCGGATACCATCGTGCGCCTGCTTCAAGAGATGGGGTATCCGCCCTGCGATGGCAATGTAATCAGTGCCAATCCGCAATGGCGGCTTCCGCTCAGCGGGTGGAGCAGGCAGCTTGATAGCTGGTTTGAGGCCGCGGAATGGGAGGCTGTGCGCTACTTGCTGATTGTAGCCGACAGTCGCCATGTGCATGGCGATGCTGAGCTGCTTGCCAGGCTGAAGAATCATTATTTCTCTGATATGCTGGCAAGACCCGTCATCATTCGGCGGATGCTGGATAATACGATACGGCACAAGATGCTGATCGGTGTATTCGGGCAGCTCTTGAAGGAGCAGTATGGTGAGGATGCAGGCAGCATTGACATTAAGTACGGCGCTTATATTCCCATGGTTAATGCTATTCGTCTCATGGCGGTGCAATCCGAGATTCGCGCAACTTCGACGCTGGAGAGGCTCGTGGCACTGGCCGACAAGGGAATCATGACGATTCAGGAAGCGGCTGAGTACAAGGCGGCCTTTTTATTTTTCTTGAAGCTGCGACTGATAGCTACCGAGCATAATGAGGATGGCATGTATATGAACAATGGCAAGCTGGCCAGCAAGTATCTGACCAAGGATATGATCGAGGAATTGAAGCAAAGTCTGAAGCTGGGCAAGCGACTGCAGCGTCATGTGCAGAAGCTGACGGTAGGATGGTTAAAATGA
- a CDS encoding zinc metallopeptidase, protein MFFHPMDFLIIIAFLLSLWAQFRVKGTFNKWAEVPIHSGLTGYQAARRMLDNNGLHDVPIEPVPGRLSDHYDPISRVVRLSEPVYYENSISAVAVACHEVGHAIQHSQSYPMLVLRHRMFPVVNLTSGIAPFLLIAGFLFQNMGLVGLGIIFFTAVVAFQLVTLPVEFNASSRARDLMIAEGFISQDEERGVAKVLNAAALTYVAAALISLLELVKYIMIFTQNRD, encoded by the coding sequence ATGTTTTTTCACCCGATGGATTTTCTGATTATTATAGCATTCCTGCTCTCCCTCTGGGCGCAATTCCGTGTCAAGGGGACGTTCAATAAATGGGCTGAAGTGCCGATCCATAGCGGCTTGACAGGCTATCAGGCGGCCCGCAGAATGCTGGATAACAATGGGCTGCATGATGTACCGATTGAGCCCGTTCCTGGACGTCTGTCCGACCACTACGACCCCATTAGCCGAGTGGTACGTTTGTCAGAGCCCGTATATTATGAGAATTCGATCTCTGCTGTTGCCGTAGCCTGCCATGAGGTTGGACATGCGATCCAGCATTCGCAGTCATATCCGATGCTGGTGCTGCGCCACCGGATGTTCCCAGTCGTCAACCTGACCTCTGGCATCGCACCGTTCCTGTTGATCGCCGGCTTCCTGTTCCAGAACATGGGGCTCGTAGGATTGGGAATTATATTCTTCACAGCCGTCGTGGCTTTCCAACTGGTCACCCTACCTGTCGAGTTCAATGCAAGCAGCCGTGCGCGCGATCTGATGATTGCTGAAGGCTTCATCAGTCAGGACGAAGAGCGAGGGGTAGCCAAGGTATTGAATGCCGCAGCTCTGACCTATGTCGCAGCCGCCCTGATCTCCCTGCTGGAGCTGGTCAAGTATATTATGATCTTTACACAGAATCGAGACTAA
- a CDS encoding DUF1499 domain-containing protein has product MGLLKRTLIGLLRSFEQTGDRAKDPLLKSHYYKLSKEKAWAEVVSTLKKMQGYKVLHEVESVGEIVLEKRTVTGRMMDITVSIIGTNPVTSAVDIYSASRGSLGDLGSNYRVILDIYRTLDKKLAAYKVSSP; this is encoded by the coding sequence ATGGGGTTGTTAAAGCGGACGCTGATCGGTTTGCTGCGCAGCTTCGAGCAGACAGGTGACAGAGCGAAGGACCCATTGCTGAAATCTCATTATTACAAGCTATCGAAGGAGAAGGCATGGGCTGAGGTCGTCTCGACGCTGAAGAAGATGCAGGGCTATAAGGTGCTTCATGAAGTGGAGTCAGTCGGGGAAATTGTGCTGGAGAAGCGCACCGTCACTGGCAGGATGATGGATATTACAGTATCCATTATCGGAACGAATCCGGTAACCTCTGCTGTGGACATATACTCGGCTTCACGGGGCTCGCTGGGCGATCTAGGCTCTAATTACCGCGTTATCCTCGATATATACAGAACATTGGACAAGAAGCTTGCGGCGTACAAGGTATCAAGCCCGTAG
- a CDS encoding LysR family transcriptional regulator, giving the protein MELRQLYYFVKVAKKEHVTQAAEELRVAQSAVSRQIHQLEQELGVSLFIQKGRNLQLTPAGQLFLKRIESILADLEMAVLEINEFMSPEVGEIRLGFPHSLGVHLIPQIVSGFRKQYPHVRFKFKQGMFPSLIRDLVQGEIDLAFISPFPEHDEHVTGEVILTEELYAVLPAKHPLAGRETIQLAELEEEEFVLFREGYSLRPIVWDACQQAGFEPKIGFEGEETETIRGLVAAGMGVSLLPEMALHDSGMLHTAKVRIESPKVTRTIGLIRRQNQKLPLVAKVFYKYLIDYFALTKS; this is encoded by the coding sequence ATGGAATTAAGGCAGCTATACTACTTTGTCAAGGTGGCAAAGAAGGAGCATGTGACCCAGGCCGCTGAGGAACTGCGCGTCGCACAATCGGCGGTCAGCCGACAAATTCATCAGTTGGAGCAGGAGCTGGGGGTATCCCTCTTCATTCAGAAGGGGAGGAACTTGCAGCTTACACCTGCAGGACAGCTTTTTTTGAAGCGGATTGAATCCATCCTGGCTGATCTGGAGATGGCTGTGCTGGAAATCAACGAGTTTATGAGCCCGGAGGTGGGAGAGATTCGGCTCGGCTTCCCGCATAGTCTGGGCGTTCATCTTATTCCGCAGATTGTGTCCGGCTTCCGCAAGCAATATCCTCATGTGCGCTTCAAGTTCAAGCAGGGGATGTTCCCATCGCTCATTCGCGATCTGGTGCAGGGGGAGATAGATCTGGCTTTCATCTCGCCATTCCCAGAGCATGATGAGCATGTGACTGGTGAGGTTATCCTCACAGAAGAGCTGTATGCGGTTCTGCCAGCCAAGCATCCGCTAGCTGGCAGGGAGACGATCCAGCTTGCAGAGCTGGAGGAAGAGGAGTTTGTGCTGTTCCGGGAGGGCTATTCCTTGCGCCCGATCGTCTGGGATGCGTGCCAGCAGGCGGGCTTCGAGCCTAAGATTGGCTTTGAGGGTGAGGAGACGGAGACCATTCGCGGTCTGGTAGCGGCGGGGATGGGCGTCAGTCTGCTGCCAGAGATGGCGTTGCATGATTCCGGCATGCTGCATACAGCCAAGGTACGTATCGAATCTCCGAAGGTGACTCGAACAATCGGTCTGATCCGCAGGCAGAATCAGAAGCTGCCGCTAGTGGCGAAGGTTTTCTATAAATATCTGATTGATTACTTCGCCTTGACGAAGAGCTGA
- a CDS encoding MerR family transcriptional regulator, whose product MKAGKEENIIGDTTLYKIGELAKKANVSSRTIDFYTSIGLLEPHTRSPKNYRLYSSETLLRLKRIEQMKQEKLTLDEIKDRLDQWNKVTAEEQVTRKLTDLQLHMQKLEREVKELEPVIERLKPQQVKHLTNKLMPQTAACIEALMLLLGKGPFM is encoded by the coding sequence TTGAAAGCAGGGAAGGAGGAGAACATAATTGGGGATACTACATTATATAAGATAGGCGAGCTAGCCAAAAAAGCGAATGTCAGCTCGAGGACGATTGATTTCTATACATCGATCGGCTTGCTGGAGCCTCATACCCGGTCACCCAAAAATTATCGCTTGTACAGCAGTGAAACCTTGCTTCGTCTCAAACGTATAGAACAGATGAAGCAGGAGAAGCTCACACTGGACGAGATTAAGGATAGGCTCGACCAATGGAACAAGGTGACAGCAGAGGAGCAGGTTACGCGCAAGCTGACTGACCTGCAACTGCATATGCAGAAGCTGGAACGCGAAGTGAAAGAGCTTGAACCGGTCATCGAACGGCTGAAGCCTCAGCAGGTGAAGCATCTGACGAATAAGCTGATGCCGCAGACAGCCGCTTGTATTGAGGCGCTGATGCTGTTACTGGGGAAGGGACCGTTTATGTAG
- a CDS encoding rhomboid family intramembrane serine protease translates to MIFLRYESFRSYLRLYPVTSAILATNVLLFLWMVLGGEFLFKYGAFFAYPGDPYGLTEPWRYITSILLHANWEHLFFNCFSILVFAPPLERLLRSGPYLVFYVLCGIVANIVSVLMYNAISSDPALVSVGASGAIYGVFGAYLNMALLHKQVLDEGSRKTVFTILIFGLIYSFLVSNINIWAHVGGLIAGFVFFQQYARRLRRG, encoded by the coding sequence ATGATCTTTCTGCGTTATGAAAGCTTTCGCTCTTATTTGAGACTATACCCGGTCACCTCTGCCATCTTGGCGACGAATGTCCTTCTATTTCTGTGGATGGTGCTAGGCGGGGAATTCTTGTTTAAGTACGGTGCATTTTTTGCGTATCCTGGTGATCCTTACGGGTTGACGGAGCCGTGGAGGTATATCACCTCGATATTGCTGCATGCCAATTGGGAGCATCTGTTTTTCAATTGCTTCTCGATCCTTGTGTTCGCGCCGCCGCTGGAGAGATTGCTGCGCTCAGGCCCATATCTGGTGTTCTATGTGCTATGCGGCATCGTCGCGAACATTGTCAGCGTACTGATGTACAACGCGATCTCATCTGATCCGGCGCTCGTATCAGTCGGGGCGTCAGGTGCGATCTATGGTGTATTCGGAGCCTATCTCAACATGGCGCTGTTGCATAAGCAGGTACTGGATGAGGGATCGCGCAAGACGGTATTCACTATTTTAATCTTCGGGTTAATCTATTCCTTCCTGGTGTCGAATATCAATATATGGGCACATGTTGGCGGGCTGATCGCCGGATTCGTATTCTTCCAGCAGTATGCGCGCCGTCTTCGCCGGGGCTGA
- a CDS encoding DEAD/DEAH box helicase, with protein MKTFAEFGLEPKVLQAITELGFEESTPIQDKSIPIAMTGSDLIGQAQTGTGKTAAFGIPLISKIPTNEERIVALVMTPTRELAIQVAEEIGKLSRYKGTRSLPIYGGQDIGRQIRALKKKPQIIIGTPGRLLDHINRKTIRLDDVQTVVLDEADEMLDMGFMEDITTILSMVPEERQTMLFSATMPPNIQRLAQRFLKNPEHVSVIPKNITAPLIDQAYIELHERQKFEGLSRLLDMESPELAIVFGRTKRRVDELSEALQKRGYSADGLHGDLSQNQRDNVMRKFRDGSIDVLVATDVAARGLDVSGVSHVINFDLPQDPESYVHRIGRTGRAGKEGTAWSFVTPREIDHLHFIEKVTRQKISKKPLPSMAEAIEGKQRVTAERLIEIIENEDFQEYKGSAIQLLERYDSVHLLAAAMKLLTGEKKDVNIELTPEDPIRAKKRRPDIRSNGRRFSGSFGGNSRSGGSGSGGRGGRDSRDNRGGGYNRDRNDRNRGRSDGRSGEYRGGSSNSGGEYRRPRSSSDDFVNN; from the coding sequence TTGAAAACATTTGCTGAATTCGGCTTGGAGCCAAAGGTGCTGCAAGCTATTACTGAATTAGGGTTTGAGGAATCAACCCCTATCCAAGACAAATCCATTCCGATCGCTATGACTGGAAGCGACCTGATCGGCCAAGCGCAGACAGGAACGGGCAAGACTGCTGCGTTCGGTATCCCCTTGATCTCCAAGATTCCTACTAATGAGGAACGGATCGTTGCACTCGTTATGACCCCGACTCGCGAGCTGGCAATTCAAGTTGCCGAGGAGATTGGCAAGCTGTCCCGCTACAAAGGTACACGCTCCCTGCCGATCTATGGTGGACAGGATATTGGCCGCCAGATTCGCGCTTTGAAGAAGAAACCTCAGATCATTATTGGTACCCCTGGTCGTCTGCTTGACCATATCAACCGCAAAACAATTCGTCTGGATGATGTGCAGACGGTTGTGCTTGATGAAGCGGACGAAATGCTCGACATGGGCTTCATGGAGGATATTACCACCATTTTGAGCATGGTGCCGGAAGAGCGTCAGACAATGCTGTTCTCCGCTACAATGCCGCCTAACATTCAAAGGCTGGCTCAACGCTTCCTGAAAAATCCAGAGCATGTCTCTGTCATTCCGAAAAACATTACCGCACCGCTAATCGATCAAGCTTACATCGAGCTGCATGAACGCCAGAAATTCGAAGGCCTGAGCCGTTTGCTTGACATGGAATCTCCGGAGCTTGCAATTGTGTTCGGTCGTACAAAGCGCCGGGTGGATGAGCTGAGCGAAGCGCTGCAAAAGCGCGGCTACTCTGCTGACGGCTTGCATGGCGACTTGTCCCAAAACCAGCGTGACAACGTGATGCGCAAATTCCGCGACGGCAGCATTGATGTGCTGGTTGCAACGGATGTTGCGGCTCGTGGGCTTGACGTTTCCGGCGTATCGCATGTCATTAACTTTGACCTGCCGCAGGACCCTGAGAGCTATGTTCACCGGATCGGTCGTACTGGCCGCGCAGGCAAAGAAGGCACAGCCTGGTCATTCGTTACACCGCGTGAGATCGACCATCTGCATTTCATCGAGAAGGTGACTCGTCAGAAAATCTCCAAGAAACCACTGCCTAGTATGGCTGAGGCGATCGAAGGCAAGCAACGTGTCACTGCAGAGCGTCTGATTGAAATTATCGAGAATGAAGACTTCCAAGAGTACAAGGGTAGCGCGATTCAACTGCTGGAGCGTTATGATTCCGTACATCTGCTGGCGGCAGCTATGAAGCTGCTGACAGGCGAGAAGAAGGATGTTAACATTGAGCTGACTCCTGAGGACCCGATCCGGGCGAAGAAGCGCAGACCTGACATTCGTTCGAACGGACGCCGTTTCTCCGGTTCCTTCGGCGGCAACAGTCGCAGTGGCGGAAGCGGCAGCGGCGGACGCGGCGGACGGGATTCGCGCGACAATCGCGGCGGCGGCTACAACCGTGACCGCAATGACCGCAATCGCGGACGTTCGGATGGACGCAGCGGCGAATATCGCGGCGGGAGTAGCAATAGCGGTGGAGAATATCGCCGCCCGAGAAGCTCCTCTGATGACTTTGTGAACAACTGA
- a CDS encoding YesL family protein — MEMRGMMGGFYKISEWIMRLSVTNVLWIICSIPFVFFLFAAIFLSQDESQIYPSLVLAAVVAPFTFFPATAALYTVVRKWVMGEVDVPLFKTFFRGYKENYLQSMLGGLLYTLLYVIMFVDYKVYLNELSSFQLLSYVFIGLIFLLFVSMFNFFSMMVHYHMKIFQLLKNAILITIGRPFRSLSTVIVSGFILFISTRFTFLIPFFMGSLIAVVSFYNFHLIYLKLKEQQEKAEAERQQQEEEVEISEDVRK; from the coding sequence ATGGAAATGAGAGGCATGATGGGCGGCTTCTATAAAATATCGGAATGGATTATGAGGCTATCCGTGACGAATGTTTTATGGATCATTTGCTCGATCCCGTTCGTTTTTTTCCTCTTTGCGGCAATTTTTCTGTCACAAGATGAGAGCCAGATCTATCCTTCCTTGGTGCTGGCTGCGGTGGTGGCGCCATTCACTTTTTTTCCGGCAACCGCTGCCTTGTATACAGTTGTGCGCAAATGGGTGATGGGCGAGGTGGATGTGCCGCTGTTCAAAACCTTCTTCCGCGGCTATAAGGAAAACTACCTGCAGAGCATGCTGGGCGGCTTGCTGTATACGCTTCTGTATGTCATCATGTTTGTTGACTACAAGGTGTATCTGAATGAGCTGAGCTCCTTTCAATTGCTGTCGTATGTATTTATCGGGCTGATCTTCCTGTTGTTTGTCTCGATGTTTAATTTCTTCTCCATGATGGTGCATTACCATATGAAGATTTTTCAACTGTTGAAGAATGCCATCCTGATTACGATTGGCCGGCCGTTTCGCTCCTTGTCGACGGTTATCGTAAGCGGCTTTATTTTGTTCATCAGCACACGCTTCACTTTTCTGATCCCGTTCTTTATGGGCAGTCTGATCGCGGTGGTTTCCTTTTACAATTTCCATCTGATCTATCTGAAGCTGAAGGAACAGCAGGAGAAGGCGGAAGCAGAGCGCCAGCAACAGGAAGAAGAGGTCGAAATTTCAGAGGATGTGCGCAAATAG
- the tpx gene encoding thiol peroxidase: MTQERTGVATLKGNPITLIGPELKKGDKAPDFQLNQSLVDVVSLKNYAGKVKLISVVPSIDTGVCDAQTRRFNVEAANLGEKVAILTVSVDLPFAQARWCGAAGVDQVTLLSDYKDNNFGIAYGVLIKELKLDMRAIFVIDENDTIQYVEVLKEMAEHPDYDAALAAVKALI, from the coding sequence ATGACTCAAGAGCGTACAGGAGTTGCTACATTAAAAGGTAATCCGATTACCTTGATCGGCCCAGAGCTGAAGAAGGGCGATAAAGCACCTGATTTCCAATTAAATCAATCCTTGGTGGATGTTGTATCCCTGAAGAACTACGCTGGTAAAGTGAAGCTGATCAGTGTCGTTCCATCCATCGATACGGGTGTCTGTGACGCCCAGACTCGCCGCTTCAACGTTGAAGCCGCCAATCTTGGCGAGAAGGTCGCCATTTTGACGGTAAGCGTCGACCTGCCGTTTGCCCAAGCCCGTTGGTGCGGAGCAGCAGGCGTCGATCAGGTTACCCTGCTGTCCGACTACAAGGATAACAACTTCGGCATCGCATATGGCGTGCTGATCAAGGAGCTTAAACTGGATATGCGCGCGATCTTTGTCATCGACGAGAACGACACCATTCAATATGTAGAAGTATTGAAGGAAATGGCCGAGCATCCAGACTACGACGCAGCGCTTGCAGCAGTTAAAGCTTTGATCTAG